From a single Eubalaena glacialis isolate mEubGla1 chromosome 15, mEubGla1.1.hap2.+ XY, whole genome shotgun sequence genomic region:
- the CETN1 gene encoding centrin-1 has translation MASSFKKSNVASTSQKRKVGPKPELTEDQKQEVREAFDLFDADGSGTIDVKELKVAMRALGFEPRKEEMKRMIAEVDKEGTGKVSFNDFLAVMTQKMAEKDTKEEILKAFRLFDDDETGKISFKNLKRVATELGENLTDEELQEMIDEADQDGDGEVNEEEFLRIMKKTSLY, from the coding sequence ATGGCTTCCAGCTTCAAGAAGTCAAACGTGGCCTCCACCAGCCAGAAAAGAAAGGTGGGGCCTAAGCCCGAGCTCACTGAAGATCAGAAGCAAGAAGTTCGCGAAGCGTTTGACCTCTTCGATGCCGACGGCAGCGGCACCATCGACGTGAAGGAGTTGAAGGTGGCCATGAGGGCGCTGGGCTTTGAACCCAGGAAGGAGGAGATGAAGAGGATGATCGCCGAGGTGGACAAGGAAGGCACAGGGAAAGTCAGCTTCAATGACTTCTTGGCCGTGATGACTCAGAAGATGGCCGAGAAAGACACCAAGGAAGAAATCCTGAAGGCTTTCAGGCTCTTTGATGATGATGAAACCGGGAAGATCTCTTTCAAAAACCTAAAGCGCGTGGCCACCGAGTTGGGGGAAAACCTCACTGACGAGGAGCTGCAGGAAATGATTGACGAAGCAGATCAGGATGGAGACGGTGAAGTGAACGAGGAAGAGTTTCTTCGGATCATGAAAAAGACCAGCCTCTATTAA